In Pecten maximus chromosome 10, xPecMax1.1, whole genome shotgun sequence, one genomic interval encodes:
- the LOC117336471 gene encoding mediator of RNA polymerase II transcription subunit 18-like, whose product MDQMISKVSKFAPTNEFLLQGSIMENAHDVLLHRLRGLCDNSDSPFETFTDHEMFFSIKNTTITQPLNLRVRHSLVEQDSWQVRYAGMAEMGDKNRSTMVRHVIDCSTSDNIVQFLNELGFRMDHEFVIKGFYFHKGRMKVTVSKIYKMNVPSNTENLEPFSTSSLVELSVVTQQSGGEGIAEDMKSFSEQLKPLVQLEKVDHRRLQNI is encoded by the exons ATGGACCAGATGATATCCAAAGTGTCCAAGTTTGCACCAACCAACGAATTCCTCTTACAGGGAAGCATCATGGAGAATGCACACGATGTTCTTCTCCATCGACTTAGGGGTCTATGTGATAACTCGGACAGTCCTTTTGAAACATTCACAGATCATGAAATGTTTTTCTCAATAA aAAACACAACAATCACTCAGCCCCTTAATTTGAGAGTCAGACATTCACTAGTCGAACAAGACTCATG GCAGGTGAGGTATGCAGGTATGGCTGAGATGGGTGACAAGAACCGATCGACCATGGTGAGACATGTCATTGATTGTAGTACCTCGGACAACATTGTACAGTTTCTTAATGAGCTGGGATTTAG GATGGATCATGAATTTGTTATAAAAGGGTTTTATTTCCATAAAGGAAGGATGAAGGTAACGGTGTCAAAGATTTATAAG ATGAACGTGCCTAGTAACACAGAGAATTTGGAGCCATTTTCTACGTCCAGTCTGGTGGAGTTGTCTGTGGTCACCCAGCAGTCTGGCGGAGAGGGCATTGCCGAGGACATGAAAAGTTTCTCCGAACAACTCAAACC ACTTGTACAGTTGGAGAAGGTGGACCACAGACGACTTCAGAACATTTAG